In a single window of the Streptacidiphilus sp. P02-A3a genome:
- a CDS encoding tryptophan 7-halogenase — MVSSVVIVGGGTAGWMTASYLTAAFGDRVAVTLVESKNVPALGVGEATFSTIRHFFNYLGLDEREWMPECHGTYKTAVRFEGWREPGHVFYHPFERTGVVDGFPLTDWWVQKKPTGQFDGTPS; from the coding sequence ATGGTCAGCAGCGTGGTGATCGTCGGTGGCGGTACAGCAGGCTGGATGACGGCGTCCTATCTGACGGCGGCATTCGGCGACCGGGTGGCGGTGACCTTGGTCGAGTCGAAGAACGTGCCCGCGCTCGGGGTGGGGGAGGCCACCTTCAGCACCATCCGGCACTTCTTCAACTATCTTGGCCTGGACGAGCGCGAGTGGATGCCGGAGTGCCACGGAACGTACAAGACGGCCGTCAGGTTCGAGGGCTGGCGCGAGCCGGGGCACGTCTTCTACCACCCGTTCGAACGCACCGGGGTGGTCGACGGCTTCCCGCTGACCGACTGGTGGGTGCAGAAGAAGCCGACCGGGCAGTTCGACGGGACTCCTTCCTGA
- a CDS encoding response regulator transcription factor — protein sequence MESVAAGGTVIDPEVVRLMLRRRQMNEPLGRLTSRERAVLGLMAEGRMNADIAAALHVSQPTVAKSIGSIFLKLGLSEGDGHRGCWPC from the coding sequence GTGGAGTCCGTCGCCGCGGGCGGCACCGTCATCGACCCGGAGGTGGTCCGGCTGATGCTGCGGCGCCGGCAGATGAACGAGCCGCTGGGCCGGCTCACCTCGCGGGAGCGGGCGGTGCTGGGGCTGATGGCCGAGGGCCGGATGAACGCCGACATCGCGGCGGCGCTGCACGTCAGCCAACCCACCGTCGCCAAGAGCATCGGCAGCATCTTCCTCAAGCTCGGCCTGTCCGAGGGCGACGGCCACCGCGGGTGCTGGCCGTGCTGA